In Tachysurus fulvidraco isolate hzauxx_2018 chromosome 1, HZAU_PFXX_2.0, whole genome shotgun sequence, a single window of DNA contains:
- the LOC125141405 gene encoding zinc finger protein 135-like, which produces MSGRARGRSCGRETGARGEQPPLPQKEAQAVWPPPPERELQGRGRQKSAPVAAAEGEKPYHCSECGKSFMQQSNLQTHQRIHTGVTPYHCSECGKSFIIQSKLQVHQRIHTGVRPYHCSECGKSFFYTT; this is translated from the exons ATGTCTGGGCGTGCGAGAGGAAGGTCATGTGGCAGAGAGACTGGGGCCCGAGGCGAG CAACCACCTCTGCCTCAGAAGGAAGCTCAAGCCGTGTGGCCACCACCGCCCGAGAGAGAGCTCCAAGGGAGGGGAAGACAGAAATCTGCCCCTGTGGCGGCGGCAGAAG GAGAAAAGCCatatcactgctcggagtgtgggaagagttttatgcAGCAGAGTAatctccaaacacaccagcgcattcatacaggagtgacgccatatcactgctcggagtgtgggaagagttttattataCAAAGTAAACTCCAAGtccaccagcgcattcatacaggggtgagaccgtatcactgctctgagtgtgggaagagttttttttacacaacatga